Proteins encoded by one window of Cloeon dipterum chromosome 2, ieCloDipt1.1, whole genome shotgun sequence:
- the LOC135937277 gene encoding microtubule-associated protein futsch yields MEEASASSTAPPAAPGPEVAPPGPPPAPSPLSGGYLLIILGEPHCEEHKDIILQRLAKGFLSWDSDVCHVDLEKELLHLAAQNPDGEESKNGERLIQFASESLVTEVLIQPQTTTLIQCARNLLSSFTRHRHIIHAGYTFAGNGSWALQDGTFSLLDFLDALREPEPQRVIRAYENNVSIDIQCSAEGEWSTAKITKEPGTKGCMVRVNPDDKMTAGSPGITQFVEYISNFLVPARIEELLEPSDVVGNIRFSHPTLYVFPGGQGDAALFGINGFNMLVDGGYSRKSCFWDFTRHLDRLDAVMVTRINNSNVGGIASVLKRKTLGYVYPQIGHFFCNMQERRSLPSPDGDKDRDPLLIDLLDEGHSLIANLRLLELKPHACYRDSVIEPINLYHKVGHGKLDMYVLSPAKDSKDVREFLAKWSTNDQKLFTSKTSKLDSQFPLYNMTSICALLVWQPANPTDTITRILFPGSTPQHKIFEGLEKIKHLEFLKFPTCTAKSMALSAAPKPKSKLFDKPAIETKVKKITPAIEKSIPIEPKSKLLEAEKNNKNNLSSQRVERKSTSKQEDKKDSPPTPKKAVEAKPKIEKVKRSRSPTIPPAKSDKEANNRKVLESKIEKSKTSTVKSAPKREPPKETKAVSEKKFVSLKKPKAAPPAKPSPPVSPKKQLKPKSSPKKVLKREVKSTTKKVERVIKAKAPPALADEKPGESKVETEEPKPAHVEIEAVDDVLTATIVKEVEAAEEQSVEAADGEAPSALQSQAEDVTEEDILSDKQGDADEKVSETEGDIDTQVDEEMVTDDGENKHIRDEEESEKERAKKDTAEAEGVDAQIEEQEEEKQLEADVPEVTDAGVEVTTEIVPAETPEKEIEIKEGHGVQDQEVLDAKDEPLIVERSEEISADKLPEIIKEKEAEEEVKDTADETVAPVQSDENQIEVKDVTPELCGVVDVIAAAVADEQTVEEKDGKDISEETKQKIEGEVKEIITSAQSKVAEEDATKETRETESVAVEVDAPDTKIDISSEKQKEDSPQEDKKDIKMEEGTNTKSQPDEKLSAMETSATTAPSMPEDEKIDDKIILDGIVEEKVEEKLVVAEVKEAAPPTIEPLKAIQLEQTHLQHHRDLVKTPDEVADLPMHEEVDGVLFDSSDDKKNDEDKIEQSPESLANKAAAKIDESVPEENINATEVAAEGTEVIESTPEQNEEQTKEIIGIKEMQKSAIDEKEVDTTLESKHDKKPTEAGSSLQKDMDEDVKEEVDAVPIGHYHEVEEAVGQEIKNVGDEKKDEEKKTPSPVQETKIDQKDDDAVDSAAAQNGLELSEFEKVIDEEYGIKTQMKPAAEEPSIKAEAVVEVQSLSISTKFPDKEALDIEEKDKESPKGDLELAEVETGSDGHLNDLSREKDEFIIDIDEKGSDAVGRRLSQTSPKQDLKLLEEETEEAIKDEPRSVEQKPGLSESDKIAPTEALDETTSLNQPEASREESKQTSRTPSPQVDTLPEAEPKTSTEKSNSPLPVAVDLVQREDLATPVSTEPSKIATVGEDGFVKPSDLAGVKQIILDSTETMQLDSKNIVSQGSTDPIKEELTMPKSPLEDVTGGSRPESAEPMKEDSPKQMEKSDPIISSQPEPTDKMLPKVDAIFDDKLLQHLGSAGDDKQDSTGASHLELIEPAQAESREHSRPQSSAKLHMEDATSPKPSELANVELKDSSRPVSSDEIKALSPEPMKIDSETSRPVSAELENDDLKGKSRPVSAELEKLENNDITLPKPGSKEGSRPESTEPETVAKECSGQDEVKIITKEHSHPESAELSKTEPKGLSRPESTEPVVSDSRDHSRPASTDKKLVDSKDQSRPESSELKLAEEKDNSSSRPVSAEPAKSVANDQLQLDLTESKDQTKTVSTEPLKKDSTESLQSEPAAEVKDSKEPSRPASTELPIAESKEPSRPESVEVPKEPSRPESVEVPKESSRPESVEVPKEPSRPESVEVPKEGSKEPSRPASTEVPRAESREPSRPQSAEPEKADSKVPSRPASTELPKAESKELSRPESAEIEKAGSKESSRPASTEVPRAESKEPSRPQSAEPEKADSKVPSRPASTELPKAESKELSRPESAEIEKAGSKESSRPASTEVPRAESREPSRPQSAEPEKADSKVPSRPASTELPKVESKELSRPESAEIEKAGSKESSRPASTEVPRAESKEPSRPQSAELEKADTKEPSRPASEELAKAESKEPSRPESADVAKDGSKEPSRPTSTELPKAESKEPSRPESADVAKDGPKEPSRPASTELPKAESKEPSRPESADVAKDGSKEPSRPTSTELPKAESKEPSRPESADVAKDGSKDPSRPASTELPKAESKEPSRPESADVAKDGSKDPSRPASTELPKAESKEPSRPESAEVVAKDGLKEPSRPASTELPKAESTESSRPQSTEPKKADSKEPSRPASTELPKAEFKEHSQPESTEMAKDGKKEPSRPASTEVPRDEVKELSRPQSTEQEKAGPKESSRPESAEVVMDDKKEPSRPASTEVPKDEVKELSRPQSAEKERAESKEPSRPASTELTKVDSKEPPRPESAEEAKDGSTELSRPTSTELPKVDSKEASRPESAEEAKDGSTELSRPTSTELPKLGSIDPLPLQSAEPEKAGSKESSRPASTEAPKSESKDLSRPESVEPVKLESNEPSRPVSTQEEKIDTKQPSLSESTQPSKAESLKQDSTEAYSVTDAKENSRPESTQLKSDSKDTSRPESAEPKNIECKEELHSVSQSKTESSKSIPVEPEIVELKKGAVDAETLGRPESTEMGKIAAEVLSRPESTQQGSKEASRPTSTELQITKQSDKAQSKDEDVEQSGPSKTSRPVSTGEEEKSQEPASSKSVEQVSADKNMLQEVVEDFALSKLETIHSALDSTSSKETTQEQSLPLATNSDEQSCKESKETIEIREKPTIVSGETYQEYSEANTLTSSEKTDDLTSKKMDALFTDDKEITKSPSPEPELRDIEFFKEEKSPSPAPSINEANALLNGKPLSGAPSPLPPLDTNEKIPVVEASLEPISLAKIESEDKVSVREETLSAESITKEVETTEVDAHIEKSESLKDLKLGSSTVASSLAETEGGNNSSLLTNTEIQSAQHVPTEPSVSLSPILIADDFTQSKEATSLEKSPSPSRTVVEESKLPINGQAEKSEPIQFVRKLSDGVSASPTPKDLDVSGSTPLPMEHSSNDKQKSKSPSPAPSLIDEKKSPSPEPSVKDKDSKTPSPQPTKLTESKSEEETLENKKKAEITQSPIHDENKTSPTALTHSILQEDEKSAEPSKQTAASHSAEKTPSPSEVSDPITASYIEIINKLQSDSTESGGGKPVLAQIDDPMTRSTLFEQDIDSSDVPEYEKTQIGAEIDPLQSGDEHTIKKSHHRLMLTASSEDGGGETEFDTVPLTSQEKGIKIEPEKPTDVGESSTVRVSTPPSSSAEKKTSSTGVNVDKFSIPEDVKTIERAVDKQIELDHSSIFVAANVPLKDDIEISSTKMYDSSKVSNTERVPSPGYESDHDNVPPSPHSDISSGQMSRDPHVWDDNRSSSRQSEISDKDISSPPFTTSKMKFDVTPQSVMTGSFYGGLPGDEEFAPIESIAKDVKDSKNQIAKLGEIAIATESAVSESLPMAGPSLSSQEKAEPKSTSTAPKDPIESWGKPLGLPSPAPPATNDTIGSQHGTPKKEKTAAAKKAVDRSKAKSNKDASTKNKIPTSPMYFDLTYVPHHGNSNYSQVEFFKNVRARYYVFSGIEPSKEVYDALLEGKQSWDEKDLEVTIIPTYDTDTLGQWVAENEESIALNKIDLSPSASRCTINLQDHETSCSAYRLEF; encoded by the exons GATTTCTATCGTGGGACTCAGACGTTTGCCACGTTGACTTGGAAAAGGAGCTTTTGCACCTTGCAGCTCAAAATCCAGACGGAGAGGAATCCAAAAACG GAGAGCGACTTATTCAGTTCGCATCCGAGAGCCTGGTGACTGAGGTTCTTATTCAACCCCAAACTACGACTTTGATACAATGTGCAAGGAACTTGCTGTCAAGTTTTACGAGGCACCGACACATTATTCACGCCGGCTACACTTTCGCTGGAAATGGCTCCTGGGCATTGCAG gATGGCACTTTCTCCTTGCTCGATTTCTTGGACGCCTTGCGAGAGCCCGAGCCACAGCGAGTTATCAGAGCTTACGAGAACAACGTTTCTATCGACATTCAGTGCTCTGCCGAGGGCGAATGGAGCACTGCCAAGATCACCAAAGAGCCCGGAACAAAGGGCTGCATGGTCAGAGTTAACCCGGATGACAAGATGACTGCCGGAAGCCCCGGCATCACGCAGTTCGTCGAATACATTTCAAACTTCTTGGTTCCGGCGCGGATCGAAGAGCTCCTAGAGCCTTCAGATGTCGTCGGCAACATCAGATTCAGCCATCCGACTCTCTATGTGTTTCCAGGAGGTCAGGGTGACGCAGCACTCTTTGGAATCAACGGATTTAATATGCTCGTGGACGGCGGCTATAGCCGCAAATCGTGTTTCTGGGATTTTACCAGGCACCTTGATAGACTGGACGCTGTGATGGTAACCAGAATTAATAACAGCAACGTCGGCGGCATTGCTTCCGTGCTAAAGAGAAAAACTTTGGGTTACGTTTATCCTCAAATAGGACACTTTTTCTGTAACATGCAAGAGAGAAGGTCGCTGCCTTCGCCGGACGGAGATAAAGACCGGGACCCACTATTGATCGACCTGCTAGACGAAGGACACTCGCTTATTGCGAATCTGCGCCTTCTTGAACTGAAGCCGCACGCTTGCTACAGGGATTCTGTGATTGAGCCAATCAACCTTTACCACAAAGTTGGTCATGGAAAATTGGACATGTATGTGCTAAGCCCAGCCAAGGACTCGAAAGATGTCAGAGAATTTCTTGCCAAATGGTCGACAAAcgaccaaaaattattcacttcAAAAACGTCGAAATTGGACTCGCAGTTCCCGCTGTACAACATGACGTCAATTTGCGCACTTCTGGTGTGGCAGCCTGCGAATCCAACTGACACAATTACGAGGATTTTGTTCCCTGGCAGCACGCCTCAGCACAAGATTTTCGAGggcttagaaaaaattaagcacctggaatttttaaaattcccgaCTTGCACTGCCAAATCAATGGCGCTGTCAGCTGCACCAAAACCGAAATCGAAACTCTTCGATAAGCCAGCAATTGAGACCAAAGTGAAGAAGATCACACCTGCTATCGAAAAGTCTATTCCAATTGAACCGAAATCAAAGCTACTTGaggctgaaaaaaataacaagaataACTTGTCATCTCAAAGGGTAGAACGCAAATCAACTTCCAAACAAGAAGACAAGAAAGACTCTCCACCCACTCCAAAAAAGGCTGTTGAAGCCAAGCCAAAGATCGAAAAGGTGAAAAGGTCCAGGTCTCCTACCATTCCACCAGCCAAGAGTGATAAAGAGGCAAACAATCGCAAAGTGCTTGaatcaaaaatagaaaaatctaaaacttcAACAGTAAAATCTGCGCCTAAGCGAGAGCCACCAAAAGAAACTAAGGCGGTTAgtgaaaagaaatttgtttctttaaagAAACCAAAGGCAGCGCCTCCAGCTAAGCCATCGCCTCCTGTATCGCCTAAGAAGCAACTAAAGCCGAAATCTAGTCCTAAAAAAGTCTTAAAGAGGGAAGTAAAATCAACAACTAAAAAAGTAGAAAGGGTAATAAAGGCAAAAGCACCACCTGCTTTGGCTGACGAGAAGCCTGGAGAGAGCAAAGTGGAAACTGAAGAGCCAAAACCAGCACACGTAGAAATTGAAGCTGTTGATGATGTTCTTACAGCCACAATTGTTAAAGAGGTGGAAGCAGCCGAGGAGCAGTCAGTTGAGGCAGCTGACGGTGAGGCTCCGAGTGCCTTGCAAAGCCAAGCGGAAGATGTGACAGAGGAAGATATACTCTCAGATAAGCAAGGCGATGCTGACGAAAAAGTATCGGAAACTGAGGGTGATATTGACACGCAGGTTGACGAAGAAATGGTTACTGATGATGGCGAAAATAAACATATCCGTGATGAGGAAGAATCTGAGAAGGAAAGGGCAAAGAAAGATACTGCAGAAGCAGAAGGTGTTGATGCTCAAATTGAAGAGCAGGAAGAAGAGAAGCAGCTTGAAGCAGACGTACCTGAAGTGACAGATGCTGGCGTTGAAGTCACTACAGAGATAGTACCAGCGGAAACTCCGGAAAAAgagattgaaattaaagagGGTCACGGAGTACAGGATCAAGAGGTATTGGACGCCAAAGACGAGCCTTTGATCGTTGAAAGAAGCGAGGAAATAAGCGCAGATAAGCTTCCTGagataattaaagaaaaagaagcCGAGGAAGAAGTAAAGGATACTGCAGATGAAACGGTTGCTCCAGTTCAAAGTGATGAAAACCAAATAGAAGTTAAAGATGTTACCCCTGAGCTTTGCGGCGTGGTTGATGTGATTGCTGCAGCCGTTGCAGATGAACAGACAGTGGAAGAAAAAGACGGAAAAGACATAAGTGAGGagacgaaacaaaaaatcgaaGGCGAAGTGAAGGAAATAATAACTTCTGCGCAGTCAAAAGTTGCTGAAGAAGATGCAACAAAAGAAACCAGGGAAACAGAGTCAGTTGCAGTAGAGGTTGATGCACCTGAtacaaaaatcgatatttcaTCGGAAAAACAGAAAGAAGACTCTCCCCAGGAAGacaaaaaagatattaaaatggaAGAAGGCACAAACACTAAAAGCCAACCTGATGAAAAGCTCTCAGCAATGGAAACCTCTGCAACTACTGCTCCTTCAATGCctgaagatgaaaaaattgatgacaaaattattttagatggAATTGTGGAGGAGAAAGTCGAGGAAAAATTGGTCGTTGCTGAAGTGAAAGAAGCTGCTCCCCCAACCATTGAACCTTTGAAAGCTATCCAACTGGAGCAAACTCATCTACAACATCACAGAGATTTGGTTAAAACACCTGACGAGGTTGCCGATTTGCCCATGCACGAGGAAGTTGATGGCGTCTTGTTTGATAGTTCTGACGATAAAAAGAATGATGAAGACAAAATTGAACAATCACCAGAATCATTGGCCAATAAAGCTGCAGCAAAAATAGACGAAAGTGTCccagaagaaaatattaatgcaACTGAAGTAGCTGCCGAGGGCACAGAAGTAATAGAAAGCACTCCTGAGCAAAACGAAGAGCaaacaaaggaaattattGGCATTaaggaaatgcaaaaatctgCTATTGACGAGAAAGAAGTTGATACGACATTAGAATCGAAACACGATAAGAAGCCAACAGAAGCTGGCAGCAGCCTGCAGAAAGATATGGACGAAGACGTTAAAGAAGAGGTTGATGCCGTTCCAATTGGCCATTATCATGAAGTTGAGGAAGCAGTTGGCcaagagattaaaaatgtCGGGGATGAAAAGAAAGacgaagagaaaaaaactcCTTCCCCAGTCCAG gaaacaaaaatcgacCAGAAGGATGATGATGCTGTAGACAGTGCTGCTGCACAAAACGGTTTAGAGCTCAGTGAGTTTGAGAAGGTGATCGATGAAGAATATGGCATTAAAACCCAGATGAAGCCCGCAGCTGAGGAACCATCAATAAAAGCTGAGGCGGTTGTTGAAGTCCAGAGTTTAAGTATATCAACCAAATTTCCCGACAAAGAGGCGCTAgatattgaagaaaaagaCAAGGAATCACCTAAAGGCGATTTAGAGCTTGCAGAAGTTGAAACAGGAAGCGATGGACATCTAAACGATCTGTCGCGAGAAAAGGATGAATTTATCATTGACATTGATGAGAAAGGATCCGACGCTGTTGGCAGGCGTCTTTCGCAAACCTCGCCGAAACAGGATTTGAAACTCCTTGAGGAAGAAACAGAAGAGGCTATAAAGGACGAGCCAAGAAGTGTCGAACAAAAACCCGGCTTAAGTGAATCCGATAAAATTGCTCCAACTGAGGCTTTGGACGAGACCACAAGTCTTAATCAGCCAGAAGCTTCAAGAGaagaatcaaaacaaacatcaAGAACCCCTTCTCCACAAGTGGACACTTTGCCTGAAGCAGAGCCTAAAACATCtacagaaaaatcaaattctccTTTGCCCGTGGCAGTTGATCTAGTTCAAAGAGAAGATCTTGCAACACCTGTATCCACTGAACCATCAAAAATTGCAACTGTAGGCGAAGATGGATTCGTAAAACCATCCGATTTAGCTGGTGTGAAGCAGATCATTTTGGACTCTACCGAAACAATGCAACTTGATTCCAAGAACATTGTAAGCCAAGGATCTACTGACCCAATTAAAGAAGAGCTTACAATGCCTAAGTCACCACTTGAAGACGTGACAGGTGGATCACGACCTGAATCGGCTGAACCCATGAAGGAGGACTCACCaaaacaaatggaaaaatctgaTCCAATTATTTCATCACAACCTGAGCCAACTGACAAAATGCTCCCAAAGGTTGACGCAATCTTTGATGATAAACTTTTGCAACATCTTGGCTCAGCAGGAGATGACAAACAAGACTCAACAGGCGCAAGTCATTTGGAACTCATTGAACCAGCACAGGCAGAATCTAGAGAGCACTCTCGACCGCAGTCCTCCGCAAAATTACACATGGAGGATGCTACAAGTCCTAAACCATCGGAATTGGCCAATGTGGAATTGAAAGATTCTTCCAGGCCTGTCTCTTCAGATGAAATTAAGGCATTGTCACCTGAACCAATGAAAATCGATTCAGAAACATCTCGTCCAGTCTCCGCGGAGCTAgaaaatgatgatttaaaGGGAAAATCTCGGCCAGTGTCGGCAGAgctggaaaaattagaaaataatgatattaCTCTACCAAAACCTGGATCGAAAGAAGGTTCTCGTCCCGAATCAACAGAACCTGAGACTGTTGCAAAGGAATGTTCAGGGCAAGACGAAGTAAAAATCATAACAAAAGAACATTCTCACCCTGAATCAGCAGAGCTATCAAAAACAGAACCAAAAGGACTTTCCAGGCCTGAATCTACCGAGCCAGTAGTATCAGATTCAAGAGATCACTCAAGACCTGCGTCCACAGATAAGAAATTAGTGGATTCAAAGGATCAATCGAGACCCGAATCATCAGAACTAAAATTAGCTGAAGAGAAGGACAATTCGAGTTCGAGACCAGTTTCCGCAGAACCAGCAAAATCAGTTGCAAATGACCAATTACAACTAGATCTTACCGAGTCAAAGGACCAAACTAAAACAGTTTCCACAGAGCCACTTAAAAAAGACTCTACAGAATCTCTCCAATCTGAACCAGCAGCTGAAGTTAAGGATTCAAAGGAGCCCTCACGGCCTGCGTCCACGGAACTACCAATAGCAGAATCAAAGGAGCCTTCTAGACCTGAATCTGTAGAGGTACCAAAGGAGCCTTCTCGACCAGAATCTGTAGAGGTACCAAAGGAGTCTTCTCGACCTGAATCTGTAGAGGTACCAAAGGAGCCTTCTCGACCTGAATCTGTAGAAGTACCAAAGGAGGGCTCAAAAGAGCCATCACGGCCTGCCTCCACAGAAGTACCGAGAGCAGAATCGAGAGAGCCCTCAAGACCTCAATCTGCAGAGCCAGAGAAAGCAGACTCAAAGGTGCCCTCACGCCCTGCGTCTACAGAACTGCCGAAAGCCGAATCAAAGGAGCTTTCTCGACCTGAATCAGCAGAGATAGAAAAGGCAGGTTCAAAAGAGTCATCACGGCCTGCCTCCACAGAAGTACCGAGAGCTGAATCGAAAGAGCCCTCAAGACCTCAATCTGCAGAGCCAGAGAAAGCAGACTCAAAGGTGCCCTCACGCCCTGCGTCTACAGAACTGCCGAAAGCCGAATCAAAGGAGCTTTCTCGACCTGAATCAGCAGAGATAGAAAAGGCAGGTTCAAAAGAGTCATCACGGCCTGCCTCCACAGAAGTACCGAGAGCAGAATCGAGAGAGCCCTCAAGACCTCAATCTGCAGAGCCAGAGAAAGCAGACTCAAAGGTGCCCTCACGCCCTGCATCTACAGAACTGCCGAAAGTCGAATCAAAGGAGCTTTCTCGACCTGAATCAGCAGAGATAGAAAAAGCAGGTTCAAAAGAGTCATCACGGCCTGCCTCCACAGAAGTACCGAGAGCTGAATCGAAAGAGCCCTCACGACCGCAATCTGCAGAGCTAGAGAAAGCAGATACAAAGGAGCCATCACGGCCTGCGTCAGAAGAACTAGCAAAAGCTGAATCCAAAGAGCCATCTCGACCTGAATCTGCAGATGTAGCAAAGGATGGTTCAAAAGAGCCCTCCCGGCCAACCTCTACGGAGCTACCGAAAGCAGAATCAAAAGAGCCTTCTAGGCCCGAGTCAGCAGATGTAGCTAAGGATGGTCCAAAAGAACCCTCCCGGCCTGCCTCTACTGAGCTACCGAAAGCAGAATCAAAAGAGCCTTCACGGCCTGAATCAGCAGATGTAGCAAAGGATGGTTCAAAAGAGCCCTCCCGGCCAACCTCTACGGAGCTACCGAAAGCAGAATCAAAAGAGCCTTCTAGGCCTGAGTCAGCAGATGTAGCTAAGGATGGTTCAAAAGACCCCTCCCGGCCTGCCTCTACTGAGCTACCGAAAGCAGAATCAAAAGAGCCTTCTCGGCCTGAGTCAGCAGATGTAGCAAAGGATGGTTCAAAAGACCCCTCCCGGCCTGCCTCTACAGAGCTACCGAAAGCAGAATCAAAGGAACCTTCTCGACCTGAATCTGCAGAGGTAGTGGCCAAGGATGGCTTAAAAGAGCCCTCAAGGCCGGCGTCTACGGAGTTACCAAAAGCAGAATCAACCGAGTCATCACGACCTCAATCCACAGAGCcaaaaaaagcagattcaaagGAGCCCTCACGTCCTGCATCTACAGAATTACCAAAGGCTGAATTCAAGGAGCATTCTCAACCTGAATCTACTGAGATGGCTAAAGATGGCAAAAAAGAGCCCTCAAGACCTGCGTCTACAGAAGTACCAAGAGATGAAGTGAAAGAACTATCAAGACCTCAATCTACAGAGCAAGAAAAGGCAGGACCAAAAGAGTCTTCTCGACCTGAATCTGCAGAAGTAGTAATGGATGACAAAAAAGAACCATCACGGCCTGCCTCCACAGAAGTACCAAAAGATGAAGTGAAAGAACTATCACGCCCTCAATCTGCAGAAAAAGAAAGGGCAGAGTCAAAGGAGCCTTCACGGCCTGCCTCAACAGAATTAACAAAGGTTGACTCCAAAGAGCCTCCTCGACCAGAATCTGCAGAGGAAGCTAAGGATGGCTCTACAGAGTTATCGCGGCCTACCTCCACAGAACTTCCAAAAGTTGATTCCAAAGAGGCTTCTCGACCCGAATCTGCAGAGGAAGCTAAGGATGGCTCAACAGAGTTATCGCGGCCTACCTCCACAGAACTTCCAAAACTTGGATCTATTGATCCTTTACCGCTTCAATCTGCAGAGCCAGAGAAAGCAGGATCAAAGGAGTCTTCCCGGCCTGCCTCAACAGAAGCACCAAAATCTGAATCAAAAGATCTCTCTCGACCTGAATCAGTAGAACCAGTCAAATTAGAGTCTAATGAACCATCGAGGCCAGTGTCAActcaagaagaaaaaattgataccAAGCAGCCATCTCTGTCTGAATCCACACAGCCTTCTAAAGCTGAATCTTTAAAACAAGATTCAACAGAGGCTTATTCTGTAACCGATGCAAAAGAGAATTCGCGTCCAGAATCAACACAGCTAAAATCTGATTCTAAGGACACATCTCGACCTGAATCTGCAGAGCCAAAAAACATCGAATGTAAAGAAGAATTGCACTCAGTATCACAGTCAAAAACCGAGTCTTCAAAATCAATCCCAGTAGAACCTGAAATTGTGGAACTGAAAAAAGGCGCTGTTGATGCAGAAACGTTAGGACGACCTGAGTCAACTGAAATGGGGAAAATTGCTGCAGAAGTTTTATCAAGACCAGAATCAACTCAGCAAGGTTCAAAAGAGGCTTCACGTCCAACTTCCACCGAGCTTCAAATCACCAAACAAAGCGATAAAGCACAGTCTAAGGATGAGGATGTAGAGCAGAGTGGACCTTCAAAAACTTCTCGACCTGTATCAACTggagaagaggaaaaatctCAAGAACCTGCAAGTTCAAAGTCAGTTGAACAAGTTAGTGCAGACAAAAATATGTTGCAAGAAGTTGTTGAAGATTTTGCACTTTCCAAATTAGAAACAATCCATAGCGCTTTGGATTCAACAAGTTCTAAAGAGACAACCCAAGAGCAATCTTTACCCTTGGCGACAAATTCAGATGAACAGTCGTGTAAAGAGAGCAAAGAAACAATAGAAATCAGGGAAAAGCCTACCATAGTAAGTGGTGAAACATATCAGGAATATTCAGAGGCCAACACTTTGACTTCAAGTGAAAAAACGGATGATTTGACGAGCAAGAAAATGGATGCACTATTTACGGATGACAAAGAGATCACAAAATCTCCCTCACCAGAACCTGAATTAAGAGATATCGAGTTTTTCAAAGAGGAGAAGTCTCCATCACCAGCTCCCTCAATAAATGAAGCTAATGCTTTACTAAATGGGAAGCCTCTCTCTGGAGCTCCATCACCATTACCACCACTGGATACAAACGAAAAAATTCCCGTGGTTGAAGCTTCCCTAGAGCCCATTTCACTTGCAAAGATCGAATCTGAGGATAAGGTGTCAGTTCGAGAAGAAACCCTTTCAGCAGAGTCGATTACAAAAGAAGTAGAAACGACAGAAGTGGATGCACACATTGAAAAATCCGAATCTCTGAAAGACTTAAAACTCGGATCATCCACAGTAGCTTCTTCCTTGGCTGAAACCGAGGGTGGAAACAATTCCTCTTTACTGACAAATACTGAGATTCAAAGTGCTCAACACGTACCGACTGAACCGAGCGTCTCACTATCGCCAATATTGATTGCAGATGATTTTACTCAATCAAAGGAAGCAACTAGTCTCGAAAAATCACCATCTCCCAGCCGGACAGTTGTTGAAGAGAGTAAACTCCCAATCAATGGACAGGCGGAAAAAAGTGAACCAATACAGTTCGTTAGGAAGTTGTCAGATGGAGTGTCAGCTTCCCCAACTCCAAAGGATCTTGACGTATCTGGGTCAACACCACTGCCAATGGAGCATTCAAGCAATGATAAACAAAAGTCAAAATCTCCTTCTCCAGCTCCATCTCTCATTGATGAGAAGAAATCACCTTCCCCAGAACCTTCAGTAAAGGACAAGGATTCAAAGACGCCATCTCCCCAACCAACCAAGCTAACTGAATCTAAGAGCGAAGAGGAAAcactagaaaataaaaagaaagcagAAATAACACAGTCACCTATACATGATGAAAACAAAACCTCGCCAACAGCGCTCACACATTCGATTCTTCAGGAGGATGAAAAATCTGCTGAGCCAAGTAAACAGACAGCCGCATCACATAGCGCAGAAAAGACACCTTCACCATCGGAAGTGTCAGACCCAATCACAGCAAGTTACATTGAAATCATCAACAAGTTGCAAAGCGACTCAACTGAGAGTGGTGGTGGCAAACCAGTTTTAGCACAAATCGATGACCCAATGACAAGGTCAACTCTTTTCGAGCAAGACATTGATTCTTCTGATGTACCTGAATACGAAAAAACCCAAATTGGAGCAGAAATTGACCCTCTACAGTCGGGTGATGAGCACACAATTAAGAAAAGTCATCATCGTCTAATGCTAACTGCAAGCAGTGAAGATGGTGGTGGTGAAACGGAGTTTGATACTGTTCCCTTAACTTCACAAGAAAAAGGCATCAAAATTGAACCTGAGAAACCCACAGATGTCGGTGAAAGTTCTACTGTGCGAGTGAGCACACCACCTTCAAGCAGTGCTGAGAAGAAAACTTCTTCCACTGGAGTGAATGTGGACAAATTCTCAATTCCAGAGGATGTCAAAACAATTGAAAGAGCAGTCGATAAACAAATAGAATTGGACCACTCATCAATATTCGTCGCAGCTAATGTTCCACTAAAAGATGATATTGAAATTAGCTCAACTAAAATGTACGATTCAAGCAAAGTTAGTAACACTGAGCGAGTACCTTCTCCAGGGTATGAAAGTGACCACGATAATGTTCCTCCTTCTCCTCACAGTGATATTAGCAGTGGTCAAATGTCCCGGGATCCTCACGTCTGGGACGACAACAGGTCATCGTCAAGGCAGAGTGAGATCAGTGATAAGGATATCTCATCTCCACCTTTTACgacgtcaaaaatgaaatttgacgTGACACCTCAGTCAGTTATGACTGGTTCCTTCTATGGAGGTCTCCCTGGTGATGAAGAGTTCGCTCCGATCGAGTCAATTGCAAAGGATGTCAAAGACTCAAAGAACCAAATCGCAAAGTTGGGTGAAATCGCTATTGCGACTGAGAGTGCTGTGTCTGAATCGCTCCCTATGGCTGGTCCTTCATTGAGCTCTCAAGAAAAAGCTGAGCCAAAGTCCACCAGCACTGCTCCAAAAGACCCCATCGAGAGTTGGGGAAAACCTTTAGGTCTTCCATCCCCAGCCCCACCAGCAACGAACGACACAATTGGAAGTCAGCATGGAACGCCCAAAAAGGAGAAGACTGCTGCCGCGAAAAAGGCTGTAGACAGGTCGAAAGCCAAATCAAACAAGGACGCCAgcactaaaaacaaaatcccGACCAGCCCGATGTATTTCGATCTAACATATGTGCCCCACCACGGAAACTCAAATTACTCGCAGGTCGAGTTCTTCAAGAATGTACGCGCAAGATATTACGTTTTCAGCGGTATCGAGCCCAGCAAGGAAGTCTACGATGCTCTCCTCGAAGGCAAACAGTCATGGGATGAAAAGGATTTAG AAGTAACTATTATCCCAACGTACGATACGGACACACTCGGTCAATGGGTGGCCGAGAATGAAGAGAGCATAGCCCTAAACAAGATCGACCTTTCACCTTCAGCCAGTAGGTGCACCATCAATCTGCAGGATCATGAGACTAGCTGTTCAGCTTACCGCCTTGAGTTTTAA